In Camarhynchus parvulus chromosome 21, STF_HiC, whole genome shotgun sequence, a genomic segment contains:
- the ZBTB48 gene encoding LOW QUALITY PROTEIN: telomere zinc finger-associated protein (The sequence of the model RefSeq protein was modified relative to this genomic sequence to represent the inferred CDS: deleted 2 bases in 1 codon), translating to MAAAAAHSVRVLRELNRQRAAGQFCDATLGVGGREFRAHWPVLASCSRFFRARGPGGPVALPDGLADTFQLLLDFFYTGRLALTAHNRARLLAAAEQLGVPDAVALCRAFRPRPRRAAAAARPEPAAAPQPGGQAVREGREGDGGARARRGRRDDAAVPSQGSPSAPEEAAVGGGGRGDGDAEPLPEEKVLRSKKSPPAPGKAPGSRKGTAVPVECPTCHKTFLSKYYLKVHNRKHTGEKPFECSKCGKCYFRKENLLEHEARNCMNRSEQVFTCSACPEVFKRRMELRLHMVSHTGEMPYKCSSCSQQFMQKKDLQSHMIKLHGAPKPHACSTCSKCFLSRTELRLHEAFKHRGEKLFVCEECGHRASSRNGLQMHIKAKHRNERPYVCEFCHHAFTQKANLNMHLRTHTGEKPFQCHLCGKTFRTQASLDKHNRTHTGERPFSCEFCEQRFTEKGPLLRHVASRHQEGRPHFCHICGKTFKAVEQLRVHVRRHKGVRKFECIECGYKFTRQAHLRRHMEIHDRVENYNPRQRKLRNLIIEDEKDVMVVLQPPPELEVGSAEVIVESLARGPLPEEVPAQKLCSNENFSPADVIEQSLIITTTIPEDCET from the exons atggcggcggcggcggcgcacAGCGTGCGGGTGCTGCGGGAGCTGAACCGGCAGCGCGCAGCCGGGCAGTTCTGCGACGCGACGCTCGGCGTGGGCGGCCGCGAGTTCCGCGCGCACTGGCCGGTGCTCGCCAGCTGCTCCCGCTTCTTCCGCGcgcgcggccccggcgggcCCGTGGCGCTGCCCGACGGCCTCGCCGAcaccttccagctgctgctcgaCTTCTTCTACACGGGGCGCCTGGCGCTCACGGCGCACAACCGCGCCCGCCTGCTGGCGGCCGCCGAGCAGCTCGGCGTGCCCGACGCCGTGGCGCTGTGCCGCGCCTTtcgcccgcggccccgccgcgccgccgccgccgcccgcccggagcccgcggcggccccgcagcccggcGGGCAGGCGGTGCGTGAGGGG CGGGAGGGGGACGGCGGGGCCAGGgcccggcgggggcggcgcgaTGACGCCGCTGTTCCCTCGCAGGGCTCCCCCTCAGCCCCGGAGGAGGCGGCGGTGggtggcggcgggcggggggacGGCGACGCCGAGCCCCTTCCCGAGGAAAAGGTGCTGCGGAGCAAAAAGAGCCCCCCCGCTCCGGGAAAGGCGCCGGGGAGCAGAAAAGGTACAGCGGTGCCGGTCGAGTGCCCCACATGTCATAAAACCTTCCTCAGCAAATATTACCTTAAAGTGCACAACAG GAAACACACTGGAGAGAAGCCATTTGAATGTTCCAAGTGTGGCAAATGTTACTTTAGAAAAGAGAATCTCCTGGAACACGAAGCCAGGAACTGCATGAACCGATCAGAACAG GTATTCACGTGCTCGGCCTGCCCGGAGGTGTTCAAGCGGCGGATGGAGCTGCGGCTGCACATGGTGTCACACACTGGGGAGATGCCATACAAG TGCTCCTCATGCTCACAGCAGTTCATGCAGAAGAAGGACCTGCAGAGCCACATGATAAAGCTGCACGGTGCACCCAAGCCCCATGCG TGCTCAACCTGCTCCAAGTGCTTTCTGTCCCGGACAGAGCTGCGCCTGCATGAAGCCTTCAAGCACCGTGGAGAGAAGCTGTTTGTGTGTGAGGAGTGTGGGCACAGGGCCTCGAGCCGCAACGGCCTCCAGATGCACATCAAGGCCAAGCACAG AAATGAGAGGCCCTACGTGTGTGAGTTCTGCCACCACGCCTTCACACAGAAAGCCAACCTCAACATGCACCTGCGCACGCACACCGGCGAGAAGCCCTTCCAGTGCCATCTCTGCGGCAAGACCTTCCGGACACAAG CGAGTCTGGACAAGCACAACCGGACGCACACCGGGGAGCGGCCGTTCAGCTGCGAGTTTTGTGAGCAGCGTTTCACGGAGAAGGGGCCGCTGCTGAGGCACGTCGCCAGCCGGCACCAGGAGGGGCGGCCCCACTTCTGCCACATCTGCGGGAAGACATTCAAAG ctgtaGAACAGCTGCGTGTCCACGTTCGCCGGCACAAGGGAGTGAGGAAGTTTGAGTGCATTGAGTGTGGATACAAATTCACACGGCAG GCTCACTTGAGGCGCCACATGGAGATCCACGACCGAGTGGAGAACTATAACCCTCGACAGCGGAAGCTGCGGAACCTGATCATCGAGGATGAGAAGGATGTGATGGTGGTGCTGCAGCCACCACCAGAGCTGGAGGTGGGCTCAGCTGAGGTGATCGTGGAGTCGCTGGCCCGTGGGCCACTGCCTGAGGAGGTCCCTGCACAGAAACTCTGCTCAAATGAGAACTTCTCCCCTGCGGATGTGATTGAGCAATCACTGATTATAACTACAACGATTCCTGAAGACTGTGAGACGTAG
- the TAS1R1 gene encoding taste receptor type 1 member 1, which translates to MPPPVLLRLCLCVAAAASSFILRGDHHLAGLFSLHTTARQDDTSLLVRGCDDATFKSHGYCLAQALRFAVEEINNSTTLLPNVTLGYEIYDTCSESTNFHATLCALARKGRQDVQVLPSFQHYEPQAVAVIGPDSSRLALTTAAVLSLFLIPEISYEASTELLSLKQLYPSFLRTIPSDKQQVKAIFLLLQHFGWTWVVLLGSDDTYGRAGLDALQELLTASNVCVAYRGTLPANSDASNPELHNLVQILTDVKVNVTVVFSTRGRVLPFFEVAVQRNITDMVWVASEDWSLAQTVWQVPGIQTIGTVFGMAVEKPEPTMLERFEAWKMWEEGAVAECGSSAEAGRESAGSTRLDCIQCCTGCRALATVPDMYDAQGSFSVYSAVYAVAHGLHDLLGCASGACSKGTVYPWQLLQNIKEVNFTLYKSRISFDAHGDIRKGYDIVMWKWLGPKWASDVIGTFHVNPDRLSIDPGKILWHTEDGQAPRSVCSEACKPGEMRLQQSRHKCCFSCVPCPPGTFLNTSGQYTTGSAPAHSFPAHILPPAPVSPFPAYHSFTVEGAGVMGEQSPGSCGPGLHRGRALTGSEVCEGSMSSTDPFDCQACGLDEWAPAGSEVCFNRTIEFLSWSEPLSCALLALAVLLMLLITALAVLFALNASTPVVKSAGGKTCFLMLGSLACTCSSLFCYFGEPSRVACLLREPLFAISFTLFLSCVATRSFQILCIFKLNARWPALYEAWMRRQGPVLFVAASTAAQVALCVATEVASPSVPRREYGVRDERVMLECTRSAAADAATAYTLLLSAACFALSYAGTDLPAAYNEAKSLTVSLLLHLGCSAAVLCSHGTLRGQAETVARVLSALGTLAALLGGYFVPRAFVILLRPHQNTAEHFQMVIQEYTRRLAAA; encoded by the exons GCTCGTGCGCGGCTGCGACGA CGCCACCTTCAAGAGCCACGGCTACTGCCTGGCCCAGGCCCTGCGCTTTGCTGTGGAGGAGATCAACAACTCCACCACGCTGCTCCCTAATGTCACCCTGGGCTATGAAATCTACGACACCTGCTCTGAGTCTACCAACTTCCACGCCACGCTGTGTGCCCTTGCTCGTAAAGGCAGGCAGGATGTCCAGGTGCTCCCCAGTTTCCAACACTATGagccccaggctgtggctgtcaTTGGCCCTGACAGCAGCCGGCTGGCCCTCACCACAGCCGCTGTTCTCAGTCTCTTTCTCATACCAGAG ATCAGCTACGAAGCCTCCACGGAGTTGCTGAGCCTGAAGCAGCTGTACCCCTCTTTCCTGCGCACCATCCCCAGTGACAAGCAGCAGGTGAAGGCCATcttcttgctgctgcagcactttgGCTGGACctgggtggtgctgctgggaagtGATGACACCTATGGCAGGGCCGGCCTGGatgccctgcaggagctgctgaccGCAAGCAACGTGTGCGTGGCCTACCGAGGCACCCTCCCCGCCAACTCGGACGCCAGCAACCCAGAGCTTCACAACCTGGTCCAAATCCTCACAGATGTTAAGGTCAATGTCACTGTTGTGTTCTCCACCAGAGGAAGAGTTCTGCCGTTCTTCGAGGTGGCGGTCCAGAGGAACATCACAGACATGGTGTGGGTGGCCTCTGAAGACTGGTCGTTGGCTCAAACTGTCTGGCAGGTACCTGGCATCCAGACCATCGGTACAGTGTTTGGGATGGCAGTAGAGAAGCCAGAGCCCACAATGCTGGAACGCTTTGAAGCTTGGAAGATGTGGGAGGAAGGCGCTGTGGCTGAGtgtggcagcagtgcagaggcaggcagggaatcTGCGGGGAGCACACGGCTGGACTGCATCCAGTGCTGCACCGGCTGCCGCGCGCTCGCCACCGTCCCTGACATGTACGATGCTCAAGGCTCCTTCAGTGTGTACTCAGCTGTGTATGCTGTGGCCCATGGCCTCCATgacctgctgggctgtgcctcagGAGCCTGCAGCAAAGGCACTGTCTATCCCTGGCAG CTCCTACAAAATATTAAGGAAGTAAACTTCACCTTGTACAAGAGCCGAATCTCTTTCGATGCCCACGGGGACATTCGTAAAGGCTATGACATTGTCATGTGGAAGTGGCTGGGCCCAAAGTGGGCTTCTGATGTGATAGGAACCTTCCATGTGAACCCTGACAGGCTGAGCATCGACCCAGGCAAAATCCTGTGGCACACAGAAGACGGCCAG GCTCCCAGGTCGGTGTGCTCCGAGGCCTGTAAGCCAGGAGAgatgaggctgcagcagagccgcCACAAATGCTGCTTCAGCTGTGTGCCCTGTCCACCGGGAACCTTCCTGAACACATCAGGTCAGTACACCACAGGGTCTGCTCCTGCCcattccttccctgcccacatcctacctcctgctcctgtctcACCATTTCCAGCCTATCACAGTTTTACTGTG GAAGGAGCAGGTGTGATGGGTGaacagagcccagggagctgcGGGCCGGGCCTGCACCGTGGCAGAGCTCTTACCGGGTCCGAGGTGTGTGAGGGATCCATGTCCTCCACAGACCCCTTTGACTGCCAGGCCTGTGGCTTGGATGAGTGGGCCCCAGCAGGGAGCGAGGTCTGCTTCAACCGCACCATCGAGTTCCTGTCCTGGTCCGAGCCCCTCTCCTGCGcgctgctggccctggctgtTCTTCTCATGCTGCTCATAACGGCCCTGGCTGTCCTGTTCGCCCTCAATGCCTCCACACCTGTGGTCAAGTCCGCGGGCGGGAAGACGTGTTTCCTCATGCTGGGCTCCCTGgcctgcacctgcagcagcctcttctGCTACTTCGGGGAGCCCTCGCGGGTGGCGTGCCTGCTGAGGGAGCCGCTCTTCGCCATCAGCTTCACCTTGTTCCTCTCGTGCGTGGCGACCCGCTCCTTCCAGATCCTCTGCATCTTCAAGCTGAACGCACGCTGGCCCGCGCTCTACGAGGCCTGGATGCGGCGCCAGGGGCCGGTGCTGTTCGTGGCCGCCAGCACGGCGGCACAAGTGGCGCTGTGCGTGGCCACCGAGGTCGCCAGCCCCTCGGTGCCGCGCCGGGAGTACGGCGTGCGGGATGAGCGGGTGATGCTGGAGTGCACCCGGAGCGCCGCGGCCGACGCCGCCACCGCCTACACGCTGCTGCTCAGCGCCGCCTGCTTCGCGCTCAGCTACGCGGGCACCGACCTGCCCGCCGCCTACAACGAGGCCAAGAGCCTGACCGTGAGCCTGCTGCTACACCTGGGCTGCTCGGCCGCCGTGCTCTGCTCGCACGGCACACTGCGCGGCCAGGCCGAGACGGTGGCGCGGGTGCTCAGCGCGCTGGGCACGCTCGCAGCACTGCTGGGCGGGTACTTCGTGCCGCGGGCCTTCGTCATCCTGCTGCGGCCGCACCAAAACACGGCCGAGCACTTCCAGATGGTCATCCAGGAGTACACGCGCCGCCTGGCCGCCGCCTGA